In the genome of Streptomyces collinus, one region contains:
- a CDS encoding 2-hydroxyacid dehydrogenase, with the protein MTADVWLPIPPDEIDGLPEGPEYRFWNGGEDFPADPADCAFYVVPYMKPSPLCVRPMGRMSNVRVVQTLSAGIDHVEPGLGHLPAGVRLCNARGVHEASTGELTLALILASLRGIPDFVRAQDRGEWLGGFRPALADKNVLIVGYGSIGEAIEDRLVPFEVARVARVARSERTTARGPVHPLTELPALLPEADVVILSTPLNETTRGLAGADFLSRMKDGALLVNVARGPVVDTKALLAELETGRITAALDVTDPEPPAREHPLWRAPGVLISPHVGGPTSAFLPRAKRLLVDQLNRYVNREPLRNVILTTGASTD; encoded by the coding sequence ATGACTGCTGACGTGTGGCTGCCCATCCCGCCGGACGAGATCGACGGACTCCCCGAGGGCCCGGAGTACCGCTTCTGGAACGGCGGTGAGGACTTCCCCGCGGACCCGGCCGACTGTGCCTTCTACGTCGTCCCCTACATGAAGCCCAGCCCGCTGTGCGTACGTCCCATGGGACGGATGAGCAACGTCCGGGTCGTACAGACCCTCTCCGCCGGGATCGACCACGTGGAGCCGGGGCTCGGGCACCTGCCCGCGGGCGTGCGGCTGTGCAATGCGCGCGGGGTGCACGAGGCCAGCACCGGCGAGCTCACCCTCGCGCTGATCCTGGCCTCGCTGCGCGGGATCCCCGACTTCGTGCGCGCGCAGGACCGGGGGGAGTGGCTCGGTGGGTTCCGGCCCGCGCTCGCCGACAAGAACGTCCTCATCGTGGGATACGGCTCGATCGGCGAGGCCATCGAGGACCGGCTCGTTCCGTTCGAGGTGGCGCGGGTGGCGCGCGTCGCGCGCTCCGAGCGCACCACGGCGCGCGGGCCGGTGCATCCGCTCACCGAACTCCCGGCGCTGCTGCCGGAGGCGGACGTCGTCATCCTGTCCACCCCGCTCAATGAAACCACCCGCGGCCTGGCCGGAGCCGACTTCCTGTCCCGGATGAAGGACGGCGCGCTCCTCGTCAACGTCGCCCGCGGTCCCGTCGTCGACACCAAGGCCCTGCTCGCCGAGCTGGAGACCGGCCGCATCACCGCAGCCCTCGACGTCACCGACCCGGAGCCGCCGGCGCGCGAACACCCCCTGTGGCGTGCGCCGGGGGTGCTCATCAGCCCCCACGTCGGCGGACCCACCTCCGCGTTCCTCCCGCGCGCCAAGCGGCTCCTGGTGGACCAGTTGAACCGTTATGTGAACCGGGAGCCGCTCCGCAACGTGATCCTTACGACGGGTGCATCAACCGACTGA